Proteins encoded by one window of Antechinus flavipes isolate AdamAnt ecotype Samford, QLD, Australia chromosome 4, AdamAnt_v2, whole genome shotgun sequence:
- the RAB37 gene encoding ras-related protein Rab-37 isoform X1 — MRSPLGATVTRESGLPQLFSPSSPSYDLSGKVMLLGDSGVGKTCFLIHFKDGAFLSRTFIATVGIDFRNKVVTVDGTKVKLQIWDTAGQERFRSVTHAYYRDAQALLLLYDITNRSSFDNIRAWLTEIHEYAQRDVVIMLLGNKADVSRERVVRSEDGETLAREYGVPFMETSAKTGMNVELAFLAIARELKHRAGQQPENEPSFQIHDYVESQKKQPSCCPFV; from the exons ATGAGAAGTCCCTTGGGCGCCACTGTTACGCGGGAAAGCGGGCTCCCGCAGCTCTTCTCGCCCAGCAGTCCGAGCTACGATCTCTCAGGCAAG GTAATGCTGTTGGGAGACTCAGGCGTTGGGAAAACCTGTTTCCTGATCCATTTCAAAGACGGGGCTTTCCTATCCAGGACCTTCATAGCCACAGTCGGCATAGACTTCCGG AATAAGGTGGTGACTGTGGATGGCACAAAAGTGAAACTACAG ATTTGGGACACAGCAGGGCAAGAACGATTCCGAAGTGTCACTCATGCCTATTATCGGGATGCCCAAG cCCTGCTCCTGCTCTATGATATCACCAACAGATCTTCCTTTGACAATATCCGG gCCTGGCTAACTGAGATACACGAGTATGCCCAGAGAGATGTGGTGATTATGTTGCTGGGCAACAAG GCGGATGTGAGCAGAGAAAGGGTAGTCCGTTCAGAAGATGGAGAGACATTGGCCAGA GAATATGGTGTGCCTTTCATGGAAACCAGTGCTAAGACGGGAATGAATGTGGAGTTAGCCTTTTTGGCTATTGCCAG GGAACTGAAACACCGAGCGGGACAACAACCGGAAAATGAGCCCAGCTTCCAGATTCATGACTATGTGGAATCCCAGAAGAAACAGCCTAGTTGCTGCCCATTTGTGTGA
- the RAB37 gene encoding ras-related protein Rab-37 isoform X2, whose amino-acid sequence MRSPLGATVTRESGLPQLFSPSSPSYDLSGKNKVVTVDGTKVKLQIWDTAGQERFRSVTHAYYRDAQALLLLYDITNRSSFDNIRAWLTEIHEYAQRDVVIMLLGNKADVSRERVVRSEDGETLAREYGVPFMETSAKTGMNVELAFLAIARELKHRAGQQPENEPSFQIHDYVESQKKQPSCCPFV is encoded by the exons ATGAGAAGTCCCTTGGGCGCCACTGTTACGCGGGAAAGCGGGCTCCCGCAGCTCTTCTCGCCCAGCAGTCCGAGCTACGATCTCTCAGGCAAG AATAAGGTGGTGACTGTGGATGGCACAAAAGTGAAACTACAG ATTTGGGACACAGCAGGGCAAGAACGATTCCGAAGTGTCACTCATGCCTATTATCGGGATGCCCAAG cCCTGCTCCTGCTCTATGATATCACCAACAGATCTTCCTTTGACAATATCCGG gCCTGGCTAACTGAGATACACGAGTATGCCCAGAGAGATGTGGTGATTATGTTGCTGGGCAACAAG GCGGATGTGAGCAGAGAAAGGGTAGTCCGTTCAGAAGATGGAGAGACATTGGCCAGA GAATATGGTGTGCCTTTCATGGAAACCAGTGCTAAGACGGGAATGAATGTGGAGTTAGCCTTTTTGGCTATTGCCAG GGAACTGAAACACCGAGCGGGACAACAACCGGAAAATGAGCCCAGCTTCCAGATTCATGACTATGTGGAATCCCAGAAGAAACAGCCTAGTTGCTGCCCATTTGTGTGA
- the NHERF1 gene encoding Na(+)/H(+) exchange regulatory cofactor NHE-RF1 isoform X1, with translation MSADGDSGNPLPRLCNLEKGPNGYGFHLHGEKGKVGQFIRLVEPGSPAEKAGLLAGDRLVEVNGENVEQESHQQVVSRIRAALNSVRLLVVDPETDERLQKLGIQVREELLRGQAEPSPQGAAEKQADGDEKQQPAAADEPREEKSQQEQKELRPRLCVMKKGPNGYGFNLHSDKSKPGQYIRAVDSNSPAEASGLQAQDRIVEVNGICMEGKQHGDVVAAIKAGGDETKLLVVDKKTDEFFKKCKVIPSQEHLSGPLPEPVANGEVEKESSGTWTEEVCESPKPASSRSTLSETSDEMDSQDKQDSTPPSSTSSSSDPILDFNISLAVAKERAHQKRSSKRAPQMDWSKKNELFSNL, from the exons ATGAGCGCAGACGGGGACTCCGGGAACCCCCTGCCCCGGCTCTGTAATCTGGAGAAGGGGCCGAATGGCTACGGCTTCCACCTCCACGGCGAGAAGGGCAAAGTGGGACAGTTTATCCGGCTGGTGGAGCCAGGCTCGCCGGCCGAAAAGGCGGGACTGCTGGCCGGTGACCGGTTGGTGGAGGTGAATGGCGAGAACGTGGAGCAGGAGAGTCACCAGCAGGTGGTGAGCCGCATCCGAGCCGCGCTCAACTCCGTGCGCCTGCTGGTGGTCGACCCGGAGACGGACGAGCGCCTGCAGAAGCTGGGCATCCAGGTGCGGGAAGAACTACTGCGCGGACAAGCCGAGCCGAGCCCGCAGGGGGCCGCGGAGAAGCAGGCGGATGGAGACGAGAAGCAGCAGCCGGCAGCGGCGGACGAGCCGCGGGAAGAGAAGAGCCAGCAGGAGCAG AAGGAGCTGAGACCCCGACTTTGTGTTATGAAAAAAGGTCCCAATGGCTATGGCTTCAACCTGCACAGTGATAAGTCTAAACCTGGCCAGTATATCCGTGCGGTGGATTCCAACTCACCAGCTGAGGCTTCAGGGCTCCAGGCCCAGGATCGGATTGTGGAG GTGAATGGGATCTGCATGGAAGGAAAACAGCACGGGGACGTGGTCGCTGCAATCAAGGCTGGGGGAGATGAGACCAAGCTGCTAGTTGTGGACAAGAAGACGGACGAGTTCTTCAAAAAGTGTAAAGTGATACCGTCCCAGGAGCACCTGAGTG GTCCCTTGCCAGAGCCTGTTGCCAACGGAGAGGTAGAGAAG GAGAGCAGTGGCACCTGGACTGAAGAAGTGTGTGAGAGCCCCAAACCAGCATCATCAAGATCTACCCTTAGTGAAACTAGTGATGAG ATGGATTCTCAAGACAAACAAGATTCCACTCCACCATCTTCTACATCTTCCTCCTCTGACCCCATTTTGGACTTCAACATCTCCCTGGCAGTGGCCAAAGAGCGGGCTCACCAGAAACGGAGCAGCAAACGTGCACCACAGATGGACTGGAGCAAGAAAAATGAACTCTTCAGCAATCTCTAA
- the NHERF1 gene encoding Na(+)/H(+) exchange regulatory cofactor NHE-RF1 isoform X2 has product MSADGDSGNPLPRLCNLEKGPNGYGFHLHGEKGKVGQFIRLVEPGSPAEKAGLLAGDRLVEVNGENVEQESHQQVVSRIRAALNSVRLLVVDPETDERLQKLGIQVREELLRGQAEPSPQGAAEKQADGDEKQQPAAADEPREEKSQQEQKELRPRLCVMKKGPNGYGFNLHSDKSKPGQYIRAVDSNSPAEASGLQAQDRIVEVNGICMEGKQHGDVVAAIKAGGDETKLLVVDKKTDEFFKKCKVIPSQEHLSGPLPEPVANGEVEKMDSQDKQDSTPPSSTSSSSDPILDFNISLAVAKERAHQKRSSKRAPQMDWSKKNELFSNL; this is encoded by the exons ATGAGCGCAGACGGGGACTCCGGGAACCCCCTGCCCCGGCTCTGTAATCTGGAGAAGGGGCCGAATGGCTACGGCTTCCACCTCCACGGCGAGAAGGGCAAAGTGGGACAGTTTATCCGGCTGGTGGAGCCAGGCTCGCCGGCCGAAAAGGCGGGACTGCTGGCCGGTGACCGGTTGGTGGAGGTGAATGGCGAGAACGTGGAGCAGGAGAGTCACCAGCAGGTGGTGAGCCGCATCCGAGCCGCGCTCAACTCCGTGCGCCTGCTGGTGGTCGACCCGGAGACGGACGAGCGCCTGCAGAAGCTGGGCATCCAGGTGCGGGAAGAACTACTGCGCGGACAAGCCGAGCCGAGCCCGCAGGGGGCCGCGGAGAAGCAGGCGGATGGAGACGAGAAGCAGCAGCCGGCAGCGGCGGACGAGCCGCGGGAAGAGAAGAGCCAGCAGGAGCAG AAGGAGCTGAGACCCCGACTTTGTGTTATGAAAAAAGGTCCCAATGGCTATGGCTTCAACCTGCACAGTGATAAGTCTAAACCTGGCCAGTATATCCGTGCGGTGGATTCCAACTCACCAGCTGAGGCTTCAGGGCTCCAGGCCCAGGATCGGATTGTGGAG GTGAATGGGATCTGCATGGAAGGAAAACAGCACGGGGACGTGGTCGCTGCAATCAAGGCTGGGGGAGATGAGACCAAGCTGCTAGTTGTGGACAAGAAGACGGACGAGTTCTTCAAAAAGTGTAAAGTGATACCGTCCCAGGAGCACCTGAGTG GTCCCTTGCCAGAGCCTGTTGCCAACGGAGAGGTAGAGAAG ATGGATTCTCAAGACAAACAAGATTCCACTCCACCATCTTCTACATCTTCCTCCTCTGACCCCATTTTGGACTTCAACATCTCCCTGGCAGTGGCCAAAGAGCGGGCTCACCAGAAACGGAGCAGCAAACGTGCACCACAGATGGACTGGAGCAAGAAAAATGAACTCTTCAGCAATCTCTAA